The region cattttggtgctttcattgagagctgaactaaAGACTTCCAAtaaaatcaaatggcgaaaacatccagaaaGACGGGACAAAATTCTGGTGCTGCATCCACCgagcctcctccacaaaatgtggtagaagatgaaccacagttggattttgaagaggaggaaatggattatgagaccttgaggacaacactgattgtGGTTATCCAATCTGAAGGCTAATCTGAAGGCTAATCAGTAAAATGTGGTTGAGACGATGGCGTTGCAACAAAGAGAAATTGACCGTCAACggcaagagttgaatgagcggcaggctaaCATGGACCGCCGACAAAGAGATGCCACTGTCGCCCTGGAAGCAGCCATTCATTTGGCCCGAAGACAACCTACGCCAACTTCTCAactggatcagccaccaagtgtaccaccacaacaaggccCAAACTCAAGTCATCCACCTCAACCGACAAGTCCTCTAAGGCCGGAGCAGCCTCCTGCTGCTCAACAagatattccatttcaagatcctgagcagcagccacctcCTCGTGTTGGTCAAGATAATCCTCAGCAttaaaggcagaatagggctgggcaacctccccgaagccctagacgccaaactgCTGAGGAACCGAATCCTCCAaacaggggacaacgtccttctgctaacaaAAGGCGTGCCGAGTCCGGCTCTGCATTCAAGGGCACCCCGTGACATAATAATTCccagggacccaccgaccaatgtAGGCatccccctgacgctcgagagGTACCAACAAGAGGAGGGAATAGTGCGATCAGCAGGTCGCACCATAGTAATTCATGTTTTAGGGACGGTCATGATTACAATGAAGCTGATTTCAGCAAaggaaatgctggtcgagggcaaggagagaaaggtggagaaaggaaccccccactaagagaaaataggcctgcaagccagaacgctgggggcagcctaggcaacctaacgtctttgatcggttgggcactagcgagcaaaggcgtagagatgatgacttgagggatgtgctcaacgatAGGCAAGAAAGgtacgatgagtacgctcctccatcaCCGGTCGCCCCAGCAATACCAGATGCAGTACATGCCCAAATCGATGCGCTGAATCAGGCCATCCAGCAGCTAATggggagtcgaacatcccacatcgagtatgatcgaataagaggcactccattcatataAATAATAGCAATGGCAGAAACCCTAcgcaaatttaagatgccagtattgcccaacttcgatggatatggggacccggtatctcatgtgaataaatttgagatacataTGGACATCTAGAAGGTGTTGGATGATTCTCGCTGTAGAATCTTTCCGGCCACCTTATCCGATACTGCTCAggaatggtttttcaaattccctccttctagcatagtgtcatgggagatgttcgtaaagaatttctacgggcaattctacgctggtcgagtacatccgactgaagccaaccaactgatcgagatacgccagaaggagggagagtccttaaaggaatatgtctaGTGTTTTATGCGAGTGGCAGCTAGAGCTAAGA is a window of Humulus lupulus chromosome 4, drHumLupu1.1, whole genome shotgun sequence DNA encoding:
- the LOC133832656 gene encoding uncharacterized protein LOC133832656, translating into MALQQREIDRQRQELNERQANMDRRQRDATVALEAAIHLARRQPTPTSQLDQPPSVPPQQGPNSSHPPQPTSPLRPEQPPAAQQDIPFQDPEQQPPPRVGQDNPQH